One window from the genome of Sphaerotilus microaerophilus encodes:
- a CDS encoding YceH family protein has product MRDLSPLEARVVAVLVEKQATVPDTYPMSLNALLAGINQKTAREPVMNVAESLLLTALDELKSMSLVFEGSGSRVVRYEHNLGRVLVVPSQAVALLATLMLRGPQTAAELRQHSERLHRFADISSVEAFLEELADRYPPKVQKLPRAPGARESRWVHLLCGPPDEALLHPAPAAPGSAPAAATAVDLDELAVLRAEQRQLHAEVAELRAQVARLAGELGVDLAVPAAPAATAAAEPGA; this is encoded by the coding sequence ATGAGGGATCTGAGCCCGCTGGAAGCGCGTGTGGTCGCGGTGCTGGTCGAGAAGCAGGCGACGGTGCCCGACACCTACCCGATGTCGCTCAACGCCCTGCTGGCCGGCATCAACCAGAAGACCGCGCGTGAGCCGGTCATGAACGTGGCCGAGTCGCTGCTGCTGACCGCGCTGGACGAGCTGAAGTCGATGAGCCTGGTCTTCGAGGGCAGCGGCAGCCGGGTGGTGCGCTACGAGCACAACCTCGGGCGCGTGCTGGTGGTGCCCAGCCAGGCGGTGGCGCTGCTGGCCACACTGATGCTGCGCGGCCCGCAGACCGCCGCCGAGCTGCGCCAGCACAGCGAGCGGCTGCACCGCTTTGCCGACATCTCCTCGGTCGAGGCCTTCCTGGAAGAGCTGGCCGACCGCTACCCGCCCAAGGTGCAGAAGCTGCCGCGCGCACCCGGCGCCCGCGAATCGCGCTGGGTGCACCTGCTCTGCGGCCCGCCGGACGAGGCGCTGCTGCACCCCGCCCCCGCGGCGCCCGGCAGCGCCCCCGCAGCGGCGACGGCAGTGGACCTCGACGAACTGGCCGTGCTGCGCGCCGAGCAGCGCCAGCTCCACGCCGAGGTGGCCGAGCTGCGGGCCCAAGTGGCGCGCCTGGCCGGCGAGCTGGGCGTGGACCTGGCGGTCCCGGCCGCGCCGGCTGCCACCGCCGCCGCCGAGCCCGGGGCCTGA
- a CDS encoding acyl-CoA thioesterase, whose product MRFLVPDDKKLTHEMTFPIRWGDMDAMGHVNNTLYFRYLEMVRLDWFDALGLAPNPAGEGPVIVNAFCNFYQQLEYPAQVLAKHYVRNPGRSSFDTYVTLERSDRPGHIHAAGGAKIVWVDFPKQKSTPLPAALRALVS is encoded by the coding sequence ATGCGCTTCCTGGTCCCCGACGACAAGAAGCTCACGCACGAGATGACCTTCCCGATCCGCTGGGGGGACATGGACGCGATGGGCCACGTCAACAACACCCTCTACTTCCGCTACCTGGAGATGGTGCGCCTGGACTGGTTCGACGCGCTCGGCCTGGCGCCCAACCCGGCAGGCGAGGGGCCGGTGATCGTCAACGCCTTCTGCAACTTCTACCAGCAGCTGGAGTACCCGGCGCAGGTGCTCGCGAAGCACTACGTGCGCAACCCCGGGCGCAGCAGCTTCGACACCTACGTAACGCTGGAGCGCAGCGACCGGCCAGGCCACATCCACGCCGCCGGTGGCGCCAAGATCGTCTGGGTCGACTTCCCGAAGCAGAAGTCCACGCCGCTGCCGGCGGCCCTGCGCGCGCTGGTCAGCTGA
- a CDS encoding DNA recombination protein RmuC has translation MTFGQALGLLGALALLQLILLVLLWLRLRATSRPDRLEGLLDAWQDAQDGRSQRLAQDLRGELGESARGTRLELGSRLAEFQRALQAQSSDVARTQNEQIDAFRVQLAAMQQAVTQSLQQAGAVQAQQAQAAREAQDAALQRFGSAQAEQWRALGEANDRRLGELRGAVEQRLAGVQASVEERLAALQADNEKRLEQMRATVDEKLHATLETRLGESFRHVAERLEQVHRGLGEMQALAQGVGDLKRVLGNVKTRGIFGEVQLAALLEQVFTPQQYALNVATVPGSNERVEFAIRLPGRASSGSGADDTVWLPLDAKFPREDYERLLDAQDRADREAADAAHRALEQRIRDEAKTIAAKYLAPPHTTDFAVLFVPTEGLYAELLRRPGLAEALQRQYRVTLAGPTTLLALLNSLQMGFRTLALERRSSEVWQVLGAVKTEFAKFGDVLEKTRKKLQEAGSTIEAAEVRTRAMARQLRGVEALEPGRADELLGLADAPPRIDLADGSAAR, from the coding sequence ATGACTTTTGGCCAGGCCCTTGGGCTGCTCGGCGCGCTGGCGCTGCTGCAGCTGATCCTCCTCGTTCTCCTGTGGCTGCGCCTGCGGGCCACCTCGCGCCCGGATCGGCTGGAGGGCCTGCTCGACGCCTGGCAGGACGCCCAGGACGGGCGCAGCCAGCGCCTGGCGCAGGACCTGCGCGGCGAGCTGGGCGAGAGCGCGCGCGGCACCCGGCTCGAACTCGGTAGCCGGCTGGCGGAGTTCCAGCGTGCGCTGCAGGCGCAATCCAGCGACGTGGCGCGCACACAGAACGAGCAGATCGACGCCTTCCGCGTCCAGCTCGCGGCGATGCAGCAGGCCGTGACCCAGTCGCTGCAGCAGGCGGGCGCGGTGCAGGCCCAGCAGGCCCAGGCGGCGCGCGAGGCGCAGGATGCGGCGCTGCAGCGCTTTGGCAGCGCCCAGGCCGAGCAGTGGCGTGCGCTCGGTGAGGCCAACGACCGCCGGCTGGGCGAGCTGCGGGGGGCGGTCGAGCAGCGCCTGGCCGGCGTGCAGGCCAGCGTCGAGGAGCGGCTGGCCGCGCTGCAGGCCGACAACGAGAAGCGCCTGGAGCAGATGCGCGCCACGGTGGACGAGAAGCTGCACGCCACGCTGGAAACGCGGCTGGGCGAGAGCTTCCGCCACGTGGCCGAGCGGCTGGAGCAGGTGCACCGTGGCCTGGGCGAGATGCAGGCGCTGGCGCAGGGCGTGGGCGACCTCAAGCGCGTGCTGGGCAACGTCAAGACGCGCGGCATCTTCGGCGAGGTGCAGCTGGCCGCGCTGCTGGAGCAGGTCTTTACCCCGCAGCAGTACGCGCTGAACGTGGCCACGGTGCCGGGCAGCAACGAGCGGGTCGAGTTTGCGATCCGCCTGCCCGGGCGTGCGTCGTCCGGCAGTGGCGCCGACGACACCGTGTGGCTGCCGCTGGACGCCAAGTTCCCGCGCGAGGACTACGAGCGCCTGCTCGACGCGCAGGACCGCGCCGACCGCGAGGCTGCCGACGCGGCCCACCGCGCGCTGGAGCAGCGCATCCGCGACGAGGCGAAAACCATCGCCGCCAAGTACCTGGCACCGCCGCACACCACCGACTTCGCGGTGCTCTTCGTGCCCACCGAGGGCCTGTACGCCGAGCTGCTGCGCCGCCCCGGCCTGGCCGAGGCGCTGCAGCGCCAATACCGCGTCACGCTGGCCGGGCCCACCACCCTGCTGGCGCTGCTCAACAGCCTGCAGATGGGCTTTCGCACCCTGGCGCTGGAGCGGCGCAGCTCCGAGGTCTGGCAGGTGCTGGGCGCCGTCAAGACCGAGTTCGCCAAGTTTGGCGACGTGCTGGAGAAGACGCGCAAGAAGCTGCAGGAGGCCGGCAGCACCATCGAGGCGGCCGAGGTGCGCACCCGCGCCATGGCGCGCCAGCTGCGCGGCGTCGAGGCGCTTGAACCCGGGCGGGCCGACGAGCTGCTGGGGCTGGCCGATGCGCCACCGCGCATCGACCTGGCCGACGGGAGTGCCGCCCGATGA
- a CDS encoding MFS transporter has protein sequence MTGALARVPGRTLAALVTAQICLHAAMSGLRLALPLMLLRQGPTPWWSAEAVAGVMLGLFALAPVALALPAGRWVDRRGYHRPVHASVAMVLLAGLLALPSVWLQGGWQLLWLVPAATLAGTGCNVGLIAMQRTAGQLVQRAAQAADDADPAELRRVFSWLGLAPALSNVIGPVLVGLLIDAQGFALAYAVMAVLPLLTLAWSRRIPREQRPVWSPSQAAALAAERHSPLGLLRLPGVASLLALNWFFSSSWDLHAFLVPLLGHERGLSASAIGSVLGLFAFAVSAVRLLIPLVARRWSERQVLTGSSIVVAACFVVYPWAQTAAAMAACALVLGLALGAVQPMIMTTLHHLAPPAQQGEAIALRSTVINLSSTLLPMGFGLIGAALGPSLLFRGMALLLLVGALPLVARLHAVSSQAGSSPGPQPPPR, from the coding sequence ATGACGGGCGCCCTGGCCCGGGTGCCGGGCCGCACGCTGGCGGCCCTGGTCACCGCACAGATCTGCCTGCATGCCGCCATGTCCGGCCTGCGCCTGGCGCTGCCGCTGATGCTGCTGCGCCAGGGTCCCACACCCTGGTGGAGTGCCGAGGCGGTGGCCGGCGTGATGCTGGGGCTGTTCGCCCTGGCGCCGGTGGCGCTGGCGCTGCCGGCCGGGCGCTGGGTGGACCGGCGCGGCTACCACCGGCCGGTGCACGCCTCGGTGGCGATGGTGCTGCTGGCCGGCCTGCTGGCGCTGCCGTCGGTCTGGCTCCAGGGGGGATGGCAGCTGCTGTGGCTGGTGCCCGCCGCCACGCTGGCCGGCACGGGCTGCAACGTCGGCCTGATCGCGATGCAGCGCACCGCCGGCCAGCTGGTGCAGCGGGCGGCGCAGGCGGCTGATGACGCCGACCCGGCCGAGCTGCGCCGCGTCTTCAGCTGGCTGGGGTTGGCTCCGGCATTGAGCAACGTCATCGGCCCGGTGCTGGTGGGCCTGCTGATCGACGCGCAGGGCTTTGCGCTGGCCTATGCGGTGATGGCCGTGCTGCCCTTGCTCACCCTGGCCTGGTCGAGGCGCATCCCGCGTGAGCAGCGGCCGGTCTGGTCGCCCTCGCAGGCGGCGGCGCTGGCGGCCGAGCGCCATTCGCCGCTGGGCCTGCTGCGCCTGCCGGGCGTGGCCAGCCTGCTGGCGCTGAACTGGTTCTTCTCCAGCAGCTGGGACCTGCATGCCTTCCTGGTGCCGCTGCTGGGGCACGAGCGGGGCCTGAGCGCCTCGGCCATCGGCAGCGTGCTCGGTCTGTTCGCCTTCGCGGTGTCGGCGGTGCGCCTGCTGATCCCGCTGGTGGCGCGGCGCTGGAGCGAGCGCCAGGTGCTGACCGGCTCCAGCATCGTGGTGGCCGCCTGCTTCGTGGTCTACCCCTGGGCGCAGACGGCAGCGGCCATGGCCGCCTGCGCGCTGGTGCTCGGGCTGGCGCTGGGCGCGGTGCAGCCGATGATCATGACCACGCTGCACCACCTCGCGCCGCCGGCCCAGCAGGGCGAGGCGATCGCGCTGCGCTCCACCGTCATCAACCTCTCCAGCACCCTGCTGCCGATGGGCTTTGGCCTGATCGGCGCGGCGCTGGGGCCCTCGCTGCTGTTTCGCGGCATGGCGCTGCTGCTGCTGGTCGGCGCGCTGCCGCTGGTGGCGCGGCTGCACGCGGTGAGTTCGCAGGCCGGTTCATCCCCAGGTCCTCAGCCGCCGCCGCGCTGA